The following proteins are encoded in a genomic region of Brachyspira pilosicoli:
- a CDS encoding B12-binding domain-containing radical SAM protein, which yields MKKEKIDRVCITYPPFEYNKGFPLMSLNRQFQWVRNFTANYPILSAYAATLLKNNGYDVFFIDTVAKKMDIIDWLIQMDNINPQLIFFEATTATINYTWDTIDAIKDKYKNSYIVLAGDHVTALPEESFLKSKVDFVITGGDYDVLLLSIVNHINNGEKLKEGIYYRTSQGNIRNTGKCKLDYPLDRLPFIDRNLTNWKLYSKENEYYKKTPATFIMSGRGAVFNNYNCASSNILFNNVRLRNPINVVDEIEYLHKRYGIKEFVDVTVSFPMGEWLSLFCQTMIERKLNKKVYIDCYMYFTDLDYHYYKMMKRAGFKTLIVTFPSANTKTLEKLSPSYINIESMIESIKMARKAGLFIDMMVKIGYPWENEDDIISTFDVIKYLMTNGYVNTMNTSIFVPYPGTSIFNYCRENNYINTDNWFEYDMRSSVMKLEVDDIFQYVEYFYNLSFNPMYIFHKILSIRDIYDIRHHINSFRNVVSSYINRE from the coding sequence ATGAAAAAAGAAAAAATTGATAGAGTATGTATAACATATCCTCCTTTTGAATATAATAAAGGTTTTCCATTAATGTCTTTAAATAGGCAATTTCAATGGGTGAGGAATTTTACTGCTAATTACCCAATACTTTCTGCCTATGCTGCTACTTTATTAAAAAATAACGGTTATGATGTTTTTTTTATAGATACTGTTGCAAAAAAGATGGATATAATAGATTGGCTTATACAAATGGACAATATAAACCCGCAATTAATATTTTTTGAAGCTACTACTGCTACTATAAATTATACTTGGGATACTATTGACGCTATTAAAGATAAATATAAAAATTCTTATATAGTTTTGGCAGGCGACCATGTTACAGCATTGCCTGAAGAAAGTTTTTTAAAATCTAAAGTAGATTTTGTTATTACAGGCGGAGATTATGATGTTCTTCTTTTAAGTATTGTGAATCATATTAATAATGGAGAAAAATTAAAAGAAGGTATATATTATAGAACATCTCAAGGGAATATCAGAAATACCGGCAAATGTAAACTTGATTATCCTTTAGACCGACTTCCATTTATAGATAGAAACCTCACTAATTGGAAATTATATTCTAAAGAAAATGAATATTATAAAAAAACTCCAGCTACATTTATTATGTCAGGCCGTGGAGCTGTTTTTAACAATTATAATTGTGCTTCTTCTAATATATTATTTAATAATGTTAGATTAAGAAACCCTATTAATGTTGTTGATGAAATAGAATATTTGCATAAAAGATATGGTATAAAAGAGTTTGTTGATGTTACTGTATCTTTTCCTATGGGAGAGTGGCTTTCATTATTTTGTCAAACTATGATAGAGAGAAAATTAAATAAAAAAGTTTATATTGATTGTTATATGTATTTTACTGATTTAGACTATCATTATTATAAAATGATGAAAAGAGCTGGATTTAAAACATTAATTGTTACTTTCCCTTCTGCCAATACCAAGACCTTAGAAAAGCTATCTCCTTCATATATAAATATAGAGTCTATGATTGAATCTATTAAAATGGCGAGAAAGGCAGGACTCTTTATAGATATGATGGTAAAGATTGGTTATCCTTGGGAGAATGAAGATGATATTATATCTACTTTTGATGTGATAAAATATTTAATGACTAATGGTTATGTTAATACAATGAATACTTCAATTTTTGTTCCTTATCCTGGCACTAGTATATTTAATTATTGCAGGGAGAATAATTATATTAATACTGATAATTGGTTTGAATATGATATGCGCAGCAGTGTGATGAAATTGGAAGTTGATGATATTTTTCAGTATGTGGAATATTTTTATAATTTATCTTTTAATCCTATGTATATTTTTCATAAAATATTAAGTATTAGGGATATATATGATATTAGGCATCATATAAACTCTTTTAGAAATGTAGTATCATCGTATATCAATAGGGAGTAA